From a region of the Desulfomicrobium escambiense DSM 10707 genome:
- a CDS encoding efflux transporter outer membrane subunit — protein MRALMTLALILLAAGCTVGPDYARPPLDVPQAFANADRDANQTANIDWWRQFGDPELDALIAEALTGNRDMAIAAANIEQAAAVFTQARSPLFPQIGYGGTATEQRASETDAPMLYSVMDNPKSSYQTLASASWEIDLWGRIRRLSEAARAELLATEAAWQGVTLSLVSSVAQSYIQLLGLDEQLRVAKRTQAAYAESLRIFELRFAYGQVSQMTVAQARSQYETAEAAIPRLLSQVEQTENALSILLGRNPGPIRRGTPIGELRLPHVPAGLPSDLLASRPDILQAEQRLVAANANIGAAKALYFPTISLTGAYGFTSSDLSDLFKGTSRMWSYAGSVTGPIFTGGAVTSGVRQAEAAHKAALLAYEAAIQNAFADVENALIAQARLTEQMRSEERLVYANSEYVRLAHLQYEGGYTPYSTVLQAEQQLFPSEINAVQTRTALLTSLVNIYKAMGGGWRTALSHPAAP, from the coding sequence ATGCGCGCCCTCATGACCCTTGCCCTGATTCTGCTCGCGGCCGGCTGCACGGTCGGGCCGGACTACGCCCGCCCGCCCCTGGACGTGCCCCAGGCCTTCGCCAACGCCGACCGGGACGCGAACCAGACGGCGAACATCGACTGGTGGAGGCAGTTCGGGGACCCGGAGCTCGACGCCCTGATCGCCGAAGCCCTGACCGGCAACCGCGACATGGCCATCGCCGCGGCCAACATCGAGCAGGCGGCGGCGGTCTTCACCCAGGCCCGCTCGCCCCTGTTCCCCCAGATCGGCTACGGCGGCACCGCAACCGAACAACGCGCCAGCGAGACCGACGCGCCGATGCTCTATTCGGTCATGGACAACCCGAAGTCTTCCTACCAGACCCTGGCCAGCGCGAGCTGGGAGATCGACCTCTGGGGCCGCATCAGGCGGCTGTCGGAGGCCGCACGCGCCGAGCTGCTGGCCACCGAGGCGGCCTGGCAGGGCGTCACCCTGTCGCTGGTCTCGTCCGTGGCCCAGAGCTACATCCAGCTTCTGGGGCTCGACGAGCAGCTGCGAGTTGCGAAGCGGACACAGGCCGCCTACGCCGAGTCGCTGCGCATCTTCGAACTTCGCTTCGCCTACGGCCAGGTGTCGCAGATGACCGTGGCCCAGGCCCGGTCGCAGTACGAAACCGCCGAGGCAGCCATCCCCAGACTGCTGTCGCAGGTCGAGCAGACCGAAAACGCCTTGTCCATCCTGTTGGGACGCAACCCGGGGCCGATCCGACGCGGCACGCCCATCGGCGAACTCCGGCTGCCGCACGTGCCGGCCGGATTGCCGTCGGACCTCCTCGCCAGCCGGCCCGACATCCTCCAGGCCGAACAGCGCCTCGTCGCAGCCAACGCCAACATCGGCGCGGCCAAGGCCCTCTACTTTCCGACCATCTCCCTGACCGGCGCCTACGGCTTCACGAGCTCGGACCTCTCGGACCTGTTCAAGGGGACGTCGCGCATGTGGAGCTACGCCGGTTCCGTGACCGGACCGATCTTCACGGGCGGGGCCGTCACGAGCGGGGTCAGGCAGGCCGAGGCCGCCCACAAGGCGGCCCTCCTGGCCTACGAGGCGGCGATCCAGAACGCCTTCGCCGATGTCGAAAACGCCCTGATCGCGCAAGCGCGGCTCACGGAACAGATGCGCTCCGAGGAGCGCCTGGTCTACGCCAACAGCGAGTATGTCCGCCTGGCGCACCTGCAGTACGAAGGCGGGTACACGCCCTACTCGACGGTCCTCCAGGCCGAACAGCAGCTCTTCCCGTCGGAGATCAACGCGGTGCAGACCCGCACGGCGCTCCTGACATCGCTTGTGAACATCTACAAGGCCATGGGCGGCGGTTGGCGGACAGCCCTGTCCCATCCGGCCGCCCCCTGA
- a CDS encoding sensor domain-containing diguanylate cyclase: MYHRRVHVCIYADDLCIENAVKGAAALENLEYVLGTSQTLDASLAKQSSVIILDLPHDEAAIRSIDDARSEGSVFVVCADSGDAGIGAMYRHYDELWLRPLDEEKIAYLFGRIAARIKMIEDAWLTDVWLETLIDSLPDLIWFKDARGAHLRVNDSFCDAVGKTKADIRGRGHYYIWDIEPDEYAKGEYVCLESEEIVLREKKNCLFDETVKIKDSFRKFKTYKSPVFDRDGCVLGTVGVARDVTDLQNLQIEMNILFESLPFGVVATDKNQRITAMNGKARELLPGGDAPLLGQDFDALLKALAKRASPQRSLIDRNGHEPLFLERDKVFKLHNENLRDVFSEFAGYIYLFLDVTEDHRRKKELIIDANTDYLTKLNNRRKLHDFLRNTPCTSGTSMLLADIDDFKQMNDTYGHDEGDRILVAFSEILRANFDPENIFRLGGDEFAVIFPATGQSAETALECARDAAQKIIAETEGRAIHHAISVSIGIAAASDQEEDFGALFKKADVALYDAKCSGKNTWCAWSARP; this comes from the coding sequence ATGTACCATCGACGTGTCCATGTCTGCATCTACGCGGATGACCTTTGCATCGAAAATGCCGTGAAGGGCGCTGCGGCGCTTGAAAATCTCGAATACGTCCTCGGCACGTCCCAGACTCTCGATGCGAGCCTGGCCAAGCAGAGTTCGGTCATCATCCTGGACCTTCCGCACGACGAGGCCGCCATCCGCAGCATAGACGATGCGCGAAGCGAGGGTTCCGTTTTCGTGGTCTGCGCCGACAGCGGCGACGCCGGCATCGGCGCAATGTACCGACATTATGACGAGTTGTGGCTCAGGCCTCTGGACGAGGAGAAGATCGCGTATCTCTTCGGCAGGATAGCCGCGCGCATCAAAATGATTGAGGACGCCTGGCTCACCGATGTCTGGCTGGAGACGCTCATCGACAGCCTGCCCGACCTCATCTGGTTCAAGGACGCCCGGGGCGCCCATCTGCGGGTCAACGACAGCTTCTGCGACGCGGTCGGGAAGACCAAGGCCGACATCCGCGGCCGCGGGCATTACTACATATGGGACATCGAACCCGATGAGTATGCCAAGGGCGAATACGTCTGCCTCGAGTCCGAGGAGATCGTGCTCCGGGAGAAGAAGAACTGCCTCTTCGACGAGACCGTCAAGATCAAGGACTCGTTCCGCAAGTTCAAGACCTACAAGTCGCCCGTATTCGACCGTGACGGCTGCGTCCTCGGCACCGTCGGCGTGGCGAGGGACGTCACGGACCTGCAGAATTTACAGATCGAAATGAACATCCTCTTCGAGAGCCTGCCCTTCGGCGTGGTCGCCACGGACAAGAACCAGCGCATCACGGCCATGAACGGCAAGGCCCGGGAACTGCTCCCCGGCGGCGACGCCCCTCTGCTCGGACAGGATTTCGACGCTCTCCTCAAGGCCTTGGCAAAGCGGGCGTCGCCGCAGCGATCCCTGATCGACCGCAACGGGCATGAACCGCTGTTCCTGGAGCGGGACAAGGTGTTCAAGCTGCACAACGAAAATCTGCGCGATGTATTTTCCGAGTTTGCCGGGTACATCTATCTCTTCCTCGACGTGACCGAAGACCATCGCCGCAAAAAAGAACTCATCATCGACGCCAACACGGATTATCTGACGAAGTTGAACAACCGGCGAAAGTTGCATGATTTTTTGCGAAATACGCCATGCACGTCGGGGACGTCCATGCTGCTCGCCGACATCGACGACTTCAAGCAGATGAACGACACTTACGGTCACGACGAAGGCGACAGGATTCTCGTGGCGTTTTCAGAAATACTGCGCGCCAATTTCGACCCGGAAAACATTTTTCGTCTCGGTGGCGATGAATTTGCCGTCATCTTTCCCGCAACGGGACAGTCGGCCGAAACAGCGTTGGAATGTGCGCGCGATGCAGCGCAGAAGATCATCGCCGAAACCGAGGGGCGCGCGATACACCACGCCATTTCGGTCAGCATCGGCATTGCGGCGGCGTCCGACCAGGAAGAGGATTTCGGAGCCCTGTTCAAGAAGGCCGATGTCGCGCTGTACGACGCGAAATGTTCCGGCAAGAACACCTGGTGCGCTTGGAGCGCCCGGCCATGA
- a CDS encoding diguanylate cyclase domain-containing protein yields MTDNGRVLSAGMGGAGRSGPSLRQEWLLFAAASVVLGVMFAYMVYFRHAVITDREKDRLVQAASVAGIMIGDQLDKIRLTLDGIRASLGPNLTPDDASVLFVKDRLGILASAMTSVHALAVLDAQGTVIASNQPQFMGQSFAHRDYFRLPAANPVPDTLYLSPPFETVSGIWLIAMSKAIVTADGALAGVLLVTLDPKDFRLTLDAVRNTPQTWAALAHGDGTMFVWEPAGRDLGGMNLAQPGTFFEQHLNGNRPASFFQGLVKANGEQSMLALRTVQPEGLHMNTPLVIGVGSSLKSFYTDWTAYAVGHLAVYILVIVFGGVVLHLTQRARRASSLEAEWAEAQLLELSAELATFFEITPNLLGIVDMGGGCRKLNPAWEREMEYAVDDFRETSFFDFFHPEDMDGLNAAIDELRRGGKAQSLVARFRKRDGQYRHLEWSLAARHETLFVAALDVTDRVAEETKLQMMAYHDRLTGLPNRVLFFDRLRQVLAAARRGGKKAAVMFIDLDGFKDINDTFGHDAGDKVLQTVAKRLVRLVRKADTVARLGGDEFVVLLHEVGSADDAANVARKVLESVAEEIPLGRGSAGRVGASIGISVWPDNGASVDDVLVAADMAMYQSKKLGKNRFTLALEGCPGHDGVCFGDAYLVGIDLIDAQHLELADIVSNLCKALREGQGQSAVLGFFDDLQSCTEHHFATEHGLMVRHGFPGRAGHDERHRSLLLELRDMRPELSKEGALFLTDKLRHWLLEHILEQDKILGAFLKGRGDAGSAPG; encoded by the coding sequence ATGACGGACAACGGCCGCGTTCTTTCGGCGGGCATGGGCGGGGCCGGCCGGTCTGGTCCGAGCCTGCGGCAGGAATGGCTGCTCTTTGCCGCCGCCTCCGTGGTTCTCGGGGTGATGTTCGCTTACATGGTCTATTTCAGGCACGCGGTCATCACGGACCGGGAGAAGGATCGCCTCGTCCAGGCCGCTTCCGTGGCCGGGATCATGATCGGCGACCAGCTCGACAAGATCCGCCTGACCCTGGACGGCATCCGCGCGAGCCTGGGTCCGAACCTGACCCCCGACGACGCGTCGGTGCTCTTCGTTAAGGACCGTCTCGGCATCCTGGCCAGCGCCATGACCAGCGTGCACGCCTTGGCCGTGCTCGACGCGCAGGGCACTGTCATCGCCTCGAACCAGCCGCAGTTCATGGGGCAATCCTTCGCCCACCGCGACTACTTCCGCCTTCCCGCAGCCAACCCGGTGCCTGACACGCTCTACCTCAGCCCGCCTTTCGAAACCGTGTCCGGGATCTGGCTCATCGCCATGTCCAAGGCCATCGTCACGGCCGACGGCGCCCTGGCCGGAGTCCTGCTGGTTACCCTTGATCCCAAAGACTTCCGGCTGACCCTCGACGCCGTGCGCAACACGCCGCAGACCTGGGCGGCCCTGGCCCACGGCGACGGCACCATGTTCGTCTGGGAACCCGCCGGGCGTGATCTCGGGGGGATGAACCTGGCCCAGCCCGGGACATTCTTCGAGCAGCACCTGAACGGCAACCGGCCGGCGTCGTTTTTCCAGGGCCTGGTCAAGGCCAACGGGGAACAGTCCATGCTCGCGCTGCGGACCGTGCAGCCCGAGGGTCTGCACATGAACACGCCCCTCGTCATCGGGGTCGGCTCCAGCCTGAAATCCTTTTACACGGACTGGACAGCGTACGCCGTGGGCCATCTCGCCGTCTACATTCTGGTCATCGTCTTCGGCGGCGTGGTCCTGCACCTGACGCAACGGGCCCGGCGTGCCTCGTCCCTGGAGGCTGAGTGGGCGGAAGCGCAGTTGCTCGAATTGAGCGCCGAACTGGCCACTTTCTTCGAGATCACCCCGAACCTCCTGGGCATCGTGGACATGGGCGGCGGCTGCCGGAAGCTCAATCCGGCCTGGGAAAGGGAGATGGAGTACGCGGTCGATGACTTCAGGGAGACGTCCTTTTTCGATTTTTTCCACCCCGAGGACATGGATGGACTGAACGCCGCCATCGATGAACTGCGGCGCGGAGGCAAGGCGCAAAGCCTTGTCGCGCGGTTCAGGAAAAGAGACGGGCAGTACAGGCATCTCGAATGGTCCCTGGCTGCCCGTCACGAGACCCTCTTCGTCGCCGCCCTCGACGTGACCGACCGCGTGGCGGAGGAAACCAAGCTGCAGATGATGGCCTATCACGATCGCCTGACCGGACTCCCCAATCGGGTGCTGTTCTTCGACCGTCTGCGGCAGGTCCTGGCTGCGGCCAGACGGGGAGGGAAAAAGGCGGCGGTCATGTTCATCGACCTGGACGGGTTCAAGGACATCAATGACACTTTCGGCCACGACGCCGGCGACAAGGTGCTGCAGACCGTGGCCAAACGCCTCGTGCGGTTGGTGCGCAAGGCCGACACGGTTGCGCGCCTGGGCGGGGACGAGTTCGTCGTGCTTCTGCACGAGGTGGGTTCCGCCGACGACGCAGCGAACGTTGCGCGCAAGGTCCTGGAGTCCGTGGCCGAGGAAATCCCCTTGGGGCGCGGGAGTGCGGGCCGTGTCGGAGCCAGCATCGGCATCAGCGTCTGGCCGGACAACGGCGCAAGCGTGGACGACGTGCTCGTGGCCGCGGACATGGCCATGTACCAGAGCAAGAAGTTGGGGAAGAACCGCTTCACCCTGGCCCTCGAAGGCTGTCCCGGCCACGATGGGGTCTGCTTTGGTGACGCGTATCTGGTTGGCATCGACCTCATCGATGCCCAGCACCTCGAACTCGCCGACATCGTCAGCAACCTCTGCAAGGCTCTGCGGGAAGGGCAGGGGCAGTCCGCGGTCCTCGGGTTCTTCGACGACCTGCAGTCGTGTACTGAACACCATTTCGCAACGGAACACGGGCTCATGGTCCGGCATGGGTTTCCCGGCCGCGCCGGTCATGACGAAAGGCACCGAAGCCTTCTGCTGGAACTGCGCGACATGAGGCCCGAACTCTCCAAGGAAGGCGCGCTGTTCCTGACGGACAAGCTGCGCCACTGGCTTCTGGAACACATCCTGGAACAGGACAAGATCCTTGGCGCATTTCTGAAAGGTCGCGGGGATGCCGGATCCGCCCCCGGTTGA